In the Malaya genurostris strain Urasoe2022 chromosome 1, Malgen_1.1, whole genome shotgun sequence genome, one interval contains:
- the LOC131434114 gene encoding venom protease-like, whose translation MMMMMSPISVRIWIAGTLLILELCLSTDAALKEYDGCKHNGKPGICRGYSYCRNQLQNQRITICSYNSQEAVVCCPESEGFRIDDNDASSSFPDSSSGVTVKNVRKAVEKCNEYRKLSYNRIAISTLTLTPTVVSFEVPKCDNIVKLIVGGNLTKPGEFPHMAAIGWRRGNTESFDCGGSLISDRFVLTAAHCYVELDGVFPTFVRLGDQNLVRQDDGAHPKDVDIDTYMRHPNFKRREGHYNDIALIKLVESVRFTNFIRPACLYDREQTSSDQAIATGFGLTEDHGDKSDELLKVSLNIYDNEVCGRGYVNSRQLKKGIMRSQLCAGNVLGGQDTCQGDSGGPLQITKQENHCVFYILGITSFGQTCGSTVPAIYTRVASYLDWIEPIVWG comes from the exons atgatgatgatgatgagccCTATTTCGGTACGAATTTGGATCGCCGGAACTTTACTAATTCTAGAGCTGTGCTTGTCGACCGATGCTGCCCTGAAAG AGTACGACGGTTGCAAGCACAACGGAAAACCGGGCATATGTCGAGGGTATTCCTACTGCCGTAATCAGCTGCAGAACCAACGGATTACGATCTGCAGTTACAACTCTCAGGAGGCTGTCGTGTGTTGTCCGGAGTCCGAAGGTTTTCGTATTGATGACAACGATGCTTCGAGTTCATTTCCGGACAGTTCCTCCGGTGTGACGGTGAAAAATGTTCGCAAAGCCGTTGAGA AGTGCAACGAATATCGCAAGCTATCGTACAATCGGATAGCCATCAGTACGCTAACCCTCACACCGACGGTCGTCAGCTTCGAGGTGCCCAAGTGTGACAACATTGTGAAGTTGATCGTCGGTGGAAATTTGACAAAGCCGGGTGAGTTCCCACACATGGCGGCCATCGGGTGGCGTCGTGGCAACACGGAATCATTCGACTGTGGCGGTTCGCTGATCAGCGATCGTTTTGTGCTGACGGCAGCTCACTGCTACGTAGAGCTGGACGGTGTATTTCCGACGTTCGTGAGACTGGGAGACCAAAACCTGGTCCGACAGGACGACGGTGCACATCCCAAAGATGTGGATATCGATACGTACATGCGTCATCCGAACTTCAAACGGAGAGAGGGTCATTATAACGACATTGCCTTGATCAAGTTGGTAGAATCGGTACGCTTCACGAACTTCATTCGACCGGCATGTCTGTACGATCGAGAGCAGACATCGTCCGACCAAGCAATCGCAACTGGTTTCGGTTTGACCGAGGatc ATGGTGATAAATCCGACGAACTGCTGAAGGTATCGTTGAACATCTACGACAATGAGGTCTGCGGTCGAGGGTACGTCAACAGCCGGCAACTCAAAAAGGGCATTATGCGTAGTCAGTTGTGTGCCGGAAATGTCCTGGGTGGCCAGGACACATGCCAGGGTGATTCGGGAGGACCGTTGCAGATTACCAAGCAGGAGAATCACTGCGTGTTTTACATTCTCGGCATAACGTCCTTCGGACAAACGTGCGGTTCGACGGTACCGGCTATCTATACCCGGGTCGCATCTTACCTAGACTGGATAGAACCAATTGTGTGGGGTTAA
- the LOC131434066 gene encoding venom protease-like, with product MIARSLLGLALLVVCNSAVDDHEVATRIASAKCQEYVDMVSTPHDVMTLALDSPVRHVYSLECPLQNPYVLGGKRVTKHEFPHMVALGYRRFPGSTDSSNRYEFLCGGTLISEQFVLTAAHCINDKLDVVRVGVVDLNDPDAEDYRIGEQFIHEDYSPVTKYDDITLLRLHRNVSITLHIRPACLGTDRTERIRRATVTGWGKTDLDSGPSNELNKVSLDVPTDRRKCSKMYNRPGYSRLMDRQICAGSLEGSQDACQGDSGGPLQVFEEGKCRYHVIGVVSFGKICGSAEYGIYTRVSRYLAWIVAKVWPDQWQHRDEWEY from the exons ATGATCGCTCGCAGCCTACTTGGACTTGCCCTGCTGGTGGTTTGCAATTCGGCAGTTGACGACCACGAGGTTGCCACTCGAATAGCCAGCGCTA AATGTCAGGAATACGTGGATATGGTTTCAACGCCACATGACGTCATGACACTGGCGCTGGATTCACCCGTTCGACACGTGTACAGCCTGGAGTGTCCACTGCAGAACCCTTACGTGCTCGGTGGCAAACGGGTTACCAAACATGAATTCCCCCACATGGTAGCGTTGGGTTACCGAAGGTTTCCGGGAAGCACCGATTCTTCCAATCGGTACGAGTTTCTTTGCGGTGGGACACTCATCAGCGAGCAGTTCGTTTTGACTGCCGCCCATTGCATTAACGA CAAACTTGATGTTGTTCGAGTCGGAGTTGTGGATCTGAACGACCCAGACGCTGAGGATTATCGCATCGGCGAACAGTTCATTCATGAGGACTATTCACCGGTGACGAAATACGATGACATAACTCTGCTACGGTTGCATCGCAACGTGAGCATCACACTTCACATTCGACCGGCTTGTCTAGGAACGGACCGTACCGAACGAATACGACGTGCCACGGTTACCGGCTGGGGTAAAACAGATCTTGATTCGGGCCCTTCCAACGAACTGAACAAGGTTTCGCTAGACGTACCAACGGATCGTCGGAAATGCTCCAAAATGTACAACCGTCCCGGGTACAGCCGGCTGATGGATCGACAGATTTGTGCCGGATCGTTGGAGGGCAGTCAGGACGCTTGCCAGGGAGATTCCGGGGGTCCGTTGCAGGTGTTCGAGGAAGGCAAATGCCGCTACCACGTGATCGGAGTGGTCTCGTTCGGTAAAATCTGCGGTTCGGCCGAGTACGGAATCTACACCCGGGTTTCGCGTTACCTTGCCTGGATCGTCGCAAAAGTTTGGCCCGATCAGTGGCAGCACCGGGACGAATGGGAATACTAA
- the LOC131434121 gene encoding cellular tumor antigen p53-like isoform X1 has product MVDSKNLNGDEFKEEAEPGSDEEMFPLTGTSQQFELKDLDSQTIELFNSQTYADDACKVLNNNDFATHSEGFELPVSVKSLERLEPGQTIDMEVYTAPANEKPTSTSLEHLKQFPAIDAMLLPWINFRVNLPSEASDKTSWKYSEVLNKLFVKMGNTCSFNVSLAAASKMSTIVRVMLVCSAPEEQHNPVSRCDNHRCNDHTDISDDIKTHVVRCKNEQFSYVGNKEGKLFEERLAILIPMGQTNKTGITLEFVCQNSCRNINRRSTALVFTLENEAGQILGRQAFPIKICTNIKRDMLNEEKAELEENIRKRKAARPLEMRRGKKMMRYHSAGRLQQPVLHHIKEESGGARHCELDPVTVQVTLPNRRMAKRMLENVIGHISSAILRTSSERDRTQLMQYVHDIRRTKCKLDGIDVDDVVLVAWDSE; this is encoded by the exons ATGGTCGACTCCAAGAATCTGAATGGTGACGAGTTCAAGGAAGAAGCAGA GCCAGGCAGTGACGAGGAGATGTTTCCACTGACGGGAACTTCG CAACAATTCGAGTTGAAAGATTTAGACAGCCAAACGATAGAGTTGTTCAACAGTCAGACGTACGCCGATGATGCATGCAAAGTGCTTAACAACAACGATTTTGCGACACATTCCGAAGGATTCGAACTGCCAGTGTCAGTCAAAAGTCTAGAAAGACTGGAACCAGGCCAAACGATCGATATGGAAGTTTATACGGCACCTGCTAATGAAAAACCGACCTCCACCAGCCTGGAGCATCTAAAGCAGTTTCCTGCGATCGATGCAATGCTCTTGCCATGGATCAATTTCCGTGTGAACCTTCCGAGTGAGGCAAGCGATAAAACTAGCTGGAAGTATTCGGAAGTATTGAACAAGCTTTTCGTGAAGATGGGCAACACATGCTCGTTCAATGTTTCGCTAGCGGCTGCCTCAAAAATGAGCACCATTGTACGGGTGATGTTGGTATGTTCGGCTCCCGAAGAGCAACACAATCCGGTATCGCGATGCGACAATCATCGCTGTAATGATCATACGGACATTTCGGATGACATCAAAACACACGTAGTTCGATGCAAAAATGAACAGTTCAGTTACGTGGGCAACAAAGAAGGTAAACTCTTCGAGGAACGTCTGGCGATACTGATCCCGATGGGACAAACGAACAAAACGGGAATCACACTGGAATTTGTCTGTCAAAATTCCTGTCGCAACATAAACCGCCGCTCGACAGCACTGGTTTTCACGTTGGAAAATGAAGCGGGCCAAATTCTGGGCCGTCAAGCATTTCCCATCAAAATCTGCACAAACATCAAACGGGACATGCTGAACGAAGAGAAAGCTGAACTGGAGGAGAACATCCGTAAGCGCAAGGCGGCACGTCCGCTGGAAATGAGACGTGGCAAGAAAATGATGCGATACCATTCGGCCGGTCGACTGCAACAACCGGTGCTTCATCATATAAAGGAAGAATCGGGGGGCGCCCGACACTGTGAGCTCGATCCGGTTACCGTACAGGTGACACTGCCCAACCGACGAATGGCTAAGCGTATGCTGGAGAACGTAATCGGACACATTTCGTCCGCCATCCTGCGAACGTCCAGCGAACGCGACCGGACCCAACTGATGCAGTACGTTCACGACATCCGGCGCACGAAATGTAAGCTAGATGGCATCGACGTCGACGACGTTGTCCTCGTCGCGTGGGATTCTGAGTAA
- the LOC131434121 gene encoding cellular tumor antigen p53-like isoform X2 — MVDSKNLNGDEFKEEAEPGSDEEMFPLTGTSQQFELKDLDSQTIELFNSQTYADDACKVLNNNDFATHSEGFELPVSVKSLERLEPGQTIDMEVYTAPANEKPTSTSLEHLKQFPAIDAMLLPWINFRVNLPSEASDKTSWKYSEVLNKLFVKMGNTCSFNVSLAAASKMSTIVRVMLVCSAPEEQHNPVSRCDNHRCNDHTDISDDIKTHVVRCKNEQFSYVGNKEGKLFEERLAILIPMGQTNKTGITLEFVCQNSCRNINRRSTALVFTLENEAGQILGRQAFPIKICTNIKRDMLNEEKAELEENIRKRKAARPLEMRRGKKMMRYHSAGRLQQPVLHHIKEESGGARHCELDPVTVQVTLPNRRMAKRMLENVIGHISSAILRTSSERDRTQLMQYVHDIRRTKSSIGFVNSQSSVDSDI; from the exons ATGGTCGACTCCAAGAATCTGAATGGTGACGAGTTCAAGGAAGAAGCAGA GCCAGGCAGTGACGAGGAGATGTTTCCACTGACGGGAACTTCG CAACAATTCGAGTTGAAAGATTTAGACAGCCAAACGATAGAGTTGTTCAACAGTCAGACGTACGCCGATGATGCATGCAAAGTGCTTAACAACAACGATTTTGCGACACATTCCGAAGGATTCGAACTGCCAGTGTCAGTCAAAAGTCTAGAAAGACTGGAACCAGGCCAAACGATCGATATGGAAGTTTATACGGCACCTGCTAATGAAAAACCGACCTCCACCAGCCTGGAGCATCTAAAGCAGTTTCCTGCGATCGATGCAATGCTCTTGCCATGGATCAATTTCCGTGTGAACCTTCCGAGTGAGGCAAGCGATAAAACTAGCTGGAAGTATTCGGAAGTATTGAACAAGCTTTTCGTGAAGATGGGCAACACATGCTCGTTCAATGTTTCGCTAGCGGCTGCCTCAAAAATGAGCACCATTGTACGGGTGATGTTGGTATGTTCGGCTCCCGAAGAGCAACACAATCCGGTATCGCGATGCGACAATCATCGCTGTAATGATCATACGGACATTTCGGATGACATCAAAACACACGTAGTTCGATGCAAAAATGAACAGTTCAGTTACGTGGGCAACAAAGAAGGTAAACTCTTCGAGGAACGTCTGGCGATACTGATCCCGATGGGACAAACGAACAAAACGGGAATCACACTGGAATTTGTCTGTCAAAATTCCTGTCGCAACATAAACCGCCGCTCGACAGCACTGGTTTTCACGTTGGAAAATGAAGCGGGCCAAATTCTGGGCCGTCAAGCATTTCCCATCAAAATCTGCACAAACATCAAACGGGACATGCTGAACGAAGAGAAAGCTGAACTGGAGGAGAACATCCGTAAGCGCAAGGCGGCACGTCCGCTGGAAATGAGACGTGGCAAGAAAATGATGCGATACCATTCGGCCGGTCGACTGCAACAACCGGTGCTTCATCATATAAAGGAAGAATCGGGGGGCGCCCGACACTGTGAGCTCGATCCGGTTACCGTACAGGTGACACTGCCCAACCGACGAATGGCTAAGCGTATGCTGGAGAACGTAATCGGACACATTTCGTCCGCCATCCTGCGAACGTCCAGCGAACGCGACCGGACCCAACTGATGCAGTACGTTCACGACATCCGGCGCACGAAAT CCTCGATCGGGTTCGTCAACAGTCAGAGTAGCGTGGACAGTGACATTTGA